The following coding sequences lie in one Streptomyces albofaciens JCM 4342 genomic window:
- a CDS encoding TetR/AcrR family transcriptional regulator — protein sequence MAIDGSSVNDKQGKAPSGAGTRRTRRVRMTGAQRREQLLDIGRTLFAERGFEGTSVEEIAAKAGVSKPVVYEHFGGKEGLYAVVVDREMRQLLDMVTGALTAGHPRELLEQAAFALLDYIETYTDGFRILVRDSPVAQSTGTFASLISDIATQVEDILGLEFKARGFDPKLAPLYAQALVGMVALTGQWWLDARKPRKPEVAAHLVNLAWHGLDGLEPKPRLIGHRRS from the coding sequence GTGGCGATCGACGGCAGCAGCGTGAACGACAAACAGGGCAAGGCCCCCTCCGGTGCGGGCACCCGGCGTACCCGCAGGGTGCGGATGACGGGCGCCCAGCGCCGTGAGCAGCTGCTCGACATCGGTCGCACGCTCTTCGCGGAGCGCGGCTTCGAGGGCACCTCGGTCGAGGAGATCGCGGCCAAGGCCGGTGTCTCCAAGCCGGTCGTCTACGAGCACTTCGGCGGCAAGGAGGGGCTGTACGCGGTCGTGGTGGACCGGGAGATGCGCCAGCTGCTGGACATGGTCACCGGCGCGCTGACCGCCGGCCACCCCCGCGAGCTCCTCGAACAGGCCGCGTTCGCGCTGCTCGACTACATCGAGACGTACACGGACGGCTTCCGCATCCTGGTCCGCGACTCCCCCGTGGCCCAGTCCACCGGCACCTTCGCGTCGCTGATCAGCGATATCGCCACCCAGGTCGAGGACATCCTGGGCCTGGAGTTCAAGGCCCGCGGCTTCGACCCGAAACTGGCCCCCCTGTACGCGCAGGCCCTGGTCGGCATGGTCGCGCTGACCGGCCAGTGGTGGCTGGACGCCCGCAAGCCCAGGAAGCCCGAGGTGGCCGCCCACCTGGTCAACCTGGCCTGGCACGGGCTGGACGGCCTGGAGCCGAAGCCGCGGCTGATAGGCCACCGCCGGTCCTGA
- a CDS encoding acyl-CoA desaturase, whose amino-acid sequence MTASPEVIEETPKPAETATPLPSATLGGDSKRSVEQITLLLFITVPFLALVAAVPLAWGWGVSWLDLGLLAAMYFIGCHGITIGFHRYFTHGAFKAKRPLRVALAIMGSLAVEGPLVRWVADHRKHHKFSDAQGDPHSPWRYGETVPALMKGLWWAHVGWMFDEEQTPQHKYAPDLIKDDAIRRVSRQFVLWTVVSLLTPPLIGGLVTMSWQGALTAFFWGSLVRVALLHHVTWSINSICHAVGKRPFKSRDRSGNVWWLAVLSCGESWHNLHHADPTCARHGVLRGQLDSSARLIRWFEKAGWAYDVRWPNASRLDAKRLDGAASGAAGGR is encoded by the coding sequence ATGACCGCTAGCCCCGAAGTCATCGAAGAGACTCCCAAACCGGCCGAAACCGCAACCCCGCTGCCGTCCGCCACGCTCGGCGGCGACAGCAAACGCTCGGTCGAACAGATCACCCTGCTGCTGTTCATCACCGTGCCCTTCCTGGCGCTGGTGGCCGCGGTGCCGCTGGCCTGGGGCTGGGGGGTGAGCTGGCTCGATCTGGGGCTGCTGGCGGCGATGTACTTCATCGGCTGCCACGGCATCACGATCGGCTTCCACCGGTACTTCACCCACGGCGCCTTCAAGGCGAAGCGCCCGCTGCGCGTCGCCCTGGCGATCATGGGGTCGCTGGCGGTGGAGGGGCCGCTGGTGCGCTGGGTGGCGGACCACCGCAAGCACCACAAGTTCTCCGACGCGCAGGGCGACCCGCACTCGCCCTGGCGGTACGGCGAGACGGTGCCGGCGCTCATGAAGGGCCTGTGGTGGGCGCACGTCGGGTGGATGTTCGACGAGGAGCAGACGCCGCAGCACAAGTACGCGCCCGACCTGATCAAGGACGACGCGATCCGCCGGGTCTCCCGCCAGTTCGTCCTGTGGACGGTCGTCTCGCTGCTCACCCCGCCCCTGATCGGCGGCCTGGTCACGATGTCCTGGCAGGGCGCGCTCACCGCGTTCTTCTGGGGCTCGCTGGTGCGCGTCGCCCTGCTCCACCACGTCACCTGGTCGATCAACTCCATCTGTCACGCGGTCGGCAAGCGGCCCTTCAAGTCCCGGGACCGGTCCGGCAACGTCTGGTGGCTGGCGGTGCTCTCGTGCGGCGAGTCGTGGCACAACCTGCACCACGCCGACCCGACGTGCGCCCGGCACGGCGTCCTGCGGGGACAGCTGGACTCCAGCGCCCGGCTGATCCGCTGGTTCGAGAAGGCCGGCTGGGCGTACGACGTGCGCTGGCCGAACGCCTCCCGCCTGGACGCCAAGCGCCTGGACGGGGCCGCGAGCGGGGCGGCCGGGGGCCGGTAG